A region from the Parasphingopyxis sp. CP4 genome encodes:
- the thiE gene encoding thiamine phosphate synthase — translation MAEAETDCQLYLISPPELGDDFPERLSRALAAGPVAAFQLRMKDAEDAAIVAMAEQLMPICAEHDCAFIINDRADLCGELGADGVHLGQRDGDIADARAQLGRDVQIGATCHDSRHLAMEAGEAGADYVAFGAFFGSNTKETTHRPDPEILSWWSTMFVLPCVAIGGITPDNATPLIEAGADFIAVSGAVWNHPEGEVAAVKAFGELLAV, via the coding sequence ATGGCCGAGGCCGAAACCGATTGTCAGCTCTACCTGATCTCACCGCCCGAACTCGGCGATGATTTTCCAGAGCGACTGTCGCGCGCTTTGGCCGCCGGTCCGGTTGCCGCTTTCCAGCTTCGGATGAAGGATGCGGAGGATGCCGCAATCGTGGCAATGGCCGAGCAATTGATGCCGATCTGTGCGGAGCATGACTGCGCCTTCATAATAAACGATCGCGCGGATCTCTGCGGCGAGTTGGGCGCAGATGGCGTGCATCTGGGGCAGCGAGATGGGGATATTGCGGATGCGCGGGCGCAACTGGGACGTGACGTCCAGATCGGTGCGACCTGCCATGACAGTCGCCATCTCGCGATGGAGGCGGGGGAGGCGGGCGCCGACTATGTCGCCTTTGGCGCATTCTTCGGCAGCAACACAAAGGAAACGACCCATCGGCCTGATCCTGAGATACTCTCCTGGTGGTCGACAATGTTCGTTCTGCCATGCGTTGCGATTGGCGGGATCACGCCGGACAATGCCACGCCGCTAATCGAAGCGGGGGCAGACTTTATTGCGGTAAGTGGTGCCGTCTGGAACCATCCGGAAGGCGAAGTGGCTGCTGTTAAGGCGTTTGGGGAGCTGCTGGCTGTCTAA
- the efp gene encoding elongation factor P, with translation MKISGVDIRPGNIIEYEGGLWKAVKIQHTQPGKGGAYMQVELKNLVDGRKNNVRFRSAETVEKVRLDTRDYQFLFADDEMLTFMDKENYEQIALSKDMLGEAAAFLQDGMDVMLELYEEKPISVQLPDHVEAEIVEADAVVKGQTASSSYKPAILDNGVRVMVPPHISAGTRIIVDVYAQEYVKKAD, from the coding sequence ATGAAGATCAGCGGCGTGGATATTCGTCCCGGCAATATCATCGAATATGAGGGCGGCCTTTGGAAGGCTGTGAAGATCCAGCATACCCAGCCGGGCAAGGGCGGGGCCTATATGCAGGTCGAACTCAAGAACCTCGTCGATGGGCGCAAGAACAATGTCCGCTTCCGGTCAGCCGAGACCGTGGAAAAGGTCCGGCTCGATACGCGGGACTATCAATTCCTGTTCGCCGACGATGAAATGCTGACGTTCATGGACAAGGAAAATTACGAGCAGATCGCGCTGTCCAAGGACATGTTGGGCGAAGCCGCCGCTTTTCTCCAGGACGGCATGGATGTAATGCTCGAACTGTATGAAGAGAAACCGATCTCGGTTCAGCTTCCTGATCATGTCGAAGCTGAAATTGTCGAAGCCGATGCGGTCGTCAAAGGCCAGACGGCATCCTCCTCCTACAAGCCTGCAATCCTCGATAATGGCGTACGCGTCATGGTGCCGCCGCATATCAGCGCCGGTACCCGGATCATCGTTGACGTCTATGCGCAGGAATATGTGAAAAAGGCCGATTAG
- a CDS encoding fructose bisphosphate aldolase, with protein MANPEMMQKIKTGEGFIAALDQSGGSTPKALKGFGIGEDAYSNEDEMFALIHQMRQRIITAPSFGNGKVLGAILFEMTMDGDADGKPVPTLLWERGVVPFLKVDKGLEDDADGVQVMKPMPELDALCKRAVGKGIFGTKMRSVINMASPTGIAANVTQQFKVANQIIDHGLMPIVEPEVSLKSPERAEADAILQQELTKALDALPDDRQVMLKLSIPVQPGLYDSIVAHPRVARVVALSGGYSQDDACTELAKNHGMIASFSRALLQDLRHDMDDATFDGTLSAAIDKIHQASTAKV; from the coding sequence ATGGCTAATCCCGAGATGATGCAAAAGATCAAGACTGGCGAGGGCTTTATTGCAGCGCTGGATCAGAGCGGTGGCTCAACCCCGAAAGCACTCAAGGGTTTCGGTATCGGAGAGGACGCCTATTCCAATGAGGACGAGATGTTCGCCCTCATCCACCAGATGCGCCAGCGGATCATCACGGCACCATCCTTTGGTAATGGCAAAGTGCTCGGTGCGATCCTGTTCGAAATGACGATGGACGGCGATGCGGATGGCAAGCCGGTTCCGACATTGCTTTGGGAACGCGGCGTGGTGCCGTTCCTCAAGGTCGACAAGGGCTTGGAAGACGATGCCGACGGCGTGCAGGTCATGAAACCGATGCCGGAGCTCGATGCCCTGTGCAAACGCGCGGTGGGCAAGGGTATCTTCGGCACCAAGATGCGGTCGGTCATCAACATGGCTTCACCAACCGGCATTGCGGCCAATGTGACCCAGCAATTCAAGGTCGCAAACCAGATCATCGATCATGGCCTGATGCCGATCGTTGAGCCGGAGGTTTCACTCAAAAGCCCGGAACGCGCCGAAGCGGACGCAATCTTGCAGCAAGAACTCACCAAAGCGCTCGATGCGCTGCCCGATGATCGCCAGGTGATGTTGAAACTCTCGATACCGGTCCAGCCGGGGCTCTATGATTCCATTGTTGCGCATCCACGCGTTGCCCGAGTGGTCGCCCTGTCCGGCGGGTATTCGCAAGATGATGCCTGCACAGAACTCGCCAAGAACCACGGCATGATTGCCAGCTTCTCGCGCGCGCTGCTGCAGGATCTGCGGCATGACATGGACGATGCCACATTCGACGGCACGCTTTCAGCGGCGATCGACAAGATCCACCAGGCATCGACTGCCAAAGTCTGA